Proteins from a genomic interval of Bombyx mori chromosome 8, ASM3026992v2:
- the LOC101736140 gene encoding perilipin-4 isoform X41, translating to MFSGIAGAFRSIGEKTASLFDRKKKDAEQLAAEKAQEAAHVVEDQVKKAGELIGGAEKSANDAASSAADAKHSAIDAIDKELSKVSLAAGEAADAANKAVADGKKVLDTTKDTLSTTADNTKKAAESAINTAKDTVSSTLESTKSAAQTAAETGKSYIDTATENTKSAAQSAFDTSKTFAASARDTVSNTLQSTAQGTKNSANIASNTTKTYVDSAKDTLANTVDTTKKTAQSTYETGKTYVDSAKDTVQNTLQSTVDTAKNVANTTVETGKDYVNTAKDTVASTVDTTKNAAASAVEKGATIVGAAKDNVANTVYSTVDSTKNAAASVVDKGSSLIGTAKDTVQNTVDTSKNVAASAVDKSTSFIGGARDSLTSTVHSAVDTTKNFGAATVEKGSAVIGTAKDTVAQTVHATVDATKNVAASAIEKGTTAIGSAKETVANTVSTTVDATKNVAAAVVEKGSTIVGTAKDTLANTVHTTVDTTKNVAASTVEKGASLIGTAKDTVATTLNTTVDATKSVASSAVEKGTSLIGTAKDTVANTVSTTVDTTKNVAASAVEKGTSLIETAKGTLAKTVDATQNVAAAAADKSAALFESTKDTLASTVESTKSTAGSVYDKGASYVGAAKDTINTTVDTTKKAAEEAKAQALKAAEDAKEKARLAAEAAKQEAQRVANAAVEESKKAAEKAAADASNAVTCTVDNTLKRVEGAADEGLRNAGQVVDAKIKDADKYLSEKRDNLVTGLSSAAHDASQSAAGLLSKGLTAFPK from the exons GCGCATTTCGTAGCATCGGCGAGAAGACTGCATCTCTCTTCGACAGGAAGAAGAAGGATGCAGAGCAACTTGCCGCCGAGAAGGCACAGGAAGCCGCCCACGTTGTAGAAGACCAGGTCAAGAAGGCGGGCGAGCTTATTGGTGGAGCCGAGAAATCCGCCAACGATGCTGCTAGCTCAG CTGCCGATGCAAAGCACTCCGCAATCGACGCCATCGACAAGGAACTTTCGAAGGTGTCGCTTGCAGCAGGAGAGGCTGCGGACGCCGCCAACAAAGCCGTAGCTGATGGGAAGAAGGTCCTTGACACTACAAAAG ATACATTGTCGACCACCGCCGACAATACCAAGAAGGCTGCCGAGTCCGCAATAAACACAGCTAAAG ATACAGTCAGTAGTACATTGGAGAGTACTAAATCGGCTGCTCAGACCGCGGCGGAAACCGGAAAATCGTACATCGACACTGCCACAG AGAACACGAAATCGGCGGCCCAATCCGCATTCGATACAAGCAAGACGTTTGCGGCTAGCGCTAGAG ACACAGTATCAAACACACTCCAGAGTACCGCTCAGGGCACAAAGAACTCTGCGAACATTGCATCGAACACAACAAAAACATACGTAGATAGTGCTAAAG ACACGCTAGCGAACACTGTAGACACTACAAAGAAAACAGCACAAAGCACTTACGAAACTGGAAAAACATACGTTGATTCCGCTAAAG ATACAGTACAAAACACGCTACAGAGCACAGTAGATACAGCTAAGAATGTCGCTAATACAACAGTGGAAACCGGGAAGGATTATGTTAATACGGCAAAAG ATACCGTAGCGAGCACTGTAGACACTACGAAGAACGCTGCGGCATCTGCCGTTGAAAAGGGAGCTACTATTGTTGGTGCTGCCAAAG ACAATGTAGCAAATACTGTATACAGTACAGTTGATTCTACAAAGAATGCGGCTGCATCTGTAGTTGATAAAGGCTCTTCGTTAATTGGCACAGCTAAAG ACACTGTACAAAATACTGTAGACACGAGCAAAAACGTTGCTGCTTCTGCCGTAGATAAAAGCACATCTTTCATTGGTGGAGCAAGAG ATTCATTAACAAGCACAGTGCACAGCGCAGTAGACACCACTAAGAATTTTGGGGCGGCTACTGTTGAGAAGGGTTCAGCTGTTATTGGCACTGCTAAAG ATACTGTAGCTCAAACTGTACACGCCACCGTAGATGCAACTAAAAATGTTGCGGCTAGCGCTATCGAGAAAGGCACAACTGCAATTGGTTCCGCCAAAG AAACCGTAGCAAATACTGTGAGCACAACTGTAGACGCAACAAAAAACGTTGCAGCAGCAGTAGTTGAAAAAGGTTCAACGATTGTGGGAACAGCAAAAG ATACGCTTGCAAACACCGTTCACACCACTGTAGATACTACGAAAAATGTAGCAGCATCGACCGTTGAAAAGGGCGCCTCTCTTATAGGCACTGCTAAAG ACACTGTAGCAACCACTCTAAACACAACCGTAGATGCTACGAAAAGTGTAGCGAGCTCTGCTGTAGAAAAAGGCACATCGTTAATCGGTACCGCAAAAG acaCAGTAGCAAACACAGTTAGTACTACAGTAGACACAACAAAAAACGTAGCAGCTTCTGCAGTTGAGAAAGGCACATCTCTCATTGAAACCGCCAAAG GCACGTTGGCTAAAACCGTAGACGCAACGCAAAACGTAGCTGCAGCCGCTGCAGACAAAAGTGCCGCTCTATTTGAAAGCACTAAag ACACATTAGCGAGTACCGTTGAAAGTACAAAATCAACTGCCGGATCTGTATATGACAAAGGAGCATCGTATGTCGGCGCAGCCAAAG ATACCATCAACACTACCGTAGACACTACGAAGAAGGCCGCGGAAGAAGCCAAGGCACAAGCGCTAAAGGCTGCCGAAGACGCCAAAGAGAAGGCGCGATTAGCAGCCGAAGCAGCCAAGCAGGAGGCCCAGAGAGTAGCCA ATGCTGCAGTGGAAGAGTCCAAGAAGGCAGCCGAGAAAGCCGCTGCTGACGCCAGCAATGCCGTCACCTGCACCGTGGACAACACTCTCAAGCGCGTCGAAGGAGCCGCCGACGAGGGTCTACGGAACGCGGGACAGGTCGTCGACGCCAAGATCAAGGACGCCGACAAGTACCTGAGCGAGAAACGTGATAAC TTGGTGACCGGCCTGTCATCGGCAGCTCACGATGCGTCCCAGAGCGCAGCCGGTCTGCTCAGCAAGGGTCTGACCGCCTTCCCCAAGTAG
- the LOC101736140 gene encoding perilipin-4 isoform X36: protein MFSGIADKNLGAFRSIGEKTASLFDRKKKDAEQLAAEKAQEAAHVVEDQVKKAGELIGGAEKSANDAASSAADAKHSAIDAIDKELSKVSLAAGEAADAANKAVADGKKVLDTTKDTLSTTADNTKKAAESAINTAKDTVSSTLESTKSAAQTAAETGKSYIDTATENTKSAAQSAFDTSKTFAASARDTAQDSLQTTLNSYVSAAYSAIDIGRTCLETAKDTLANTVDTTKKTAQSTYETGKTYVDSAKDTVQNTLQSTVDTAKNVANTTVETGKDYVNTAKDTVASTVDTTKNAAASAVEKGATIVGAAKDNVANTVYSTVDSTKNAAASVVDKGSSLIGTAKDTVQNTVDTSKNVAASAVDKSTSFIGGARDSLTSTVHSAVDTTKNFGAATVEKGSAVIGTAKDTVAQTVHATVDATKNVAASAIEKGTTAIGSAKDTVATTLNTTVDATKSVASSAVEKGTSLIGTAKDTVANTVSTTVDTTKNVAASAVEKGTSLIETAKDTVAQTVDKTKTVAASAVDTSLSYAGAAKDTVANTVHSTVNLTKNAAASTYDKGAALVDSAKGTLAKTVDATQNVAAAAADKSAALFESTKDTLASTVESTKSTAGSVYDKGASYVGAAKDTVATTLFNTQDSSDLAERPEDVVEGAKDTINTTVDTTKKAAEEAKAQALKAAEDAKEKARLAAEAAKQEAQRVANAAVEESKKAAEKAAADASNAVTCTVDNTLKRVEGAADEGLRNAGQVVDAKIKDADKYLSEKRDNLVTGLSSAAHDASQSAAGLLSKGLTAFPK, encoded by the exons GCGCATTTCGTAGCATCGGCGAGAAGACTGCATCTCTCTTCGACAGGAAGAAGAAGGATGCAGAGCAACTTGCCGCCGAGAAGGCACAGGAAGCCGCCCACGTTGTAGAAGACCAGGTCAAGAAGGCGGGCGAGCTTATTGGTGGAGCCGAGAAATCCGCCAACGATGCTGCTAGCTCAG CTGCCGATGCAAAGCACTCCGCAATCGACGCCATCGACAAGGAACTTTCGAAGGTGTCGCTTGCAGCAGGAGAGGCTGCGGACGCCGCCAACAAAGCCGTAGCTGATGGGAAGAAGGTCCTTGACACTACAAAAG ATACATTGTCGACCACCGCCGACAATACCAAGAAGGCTGCCGAGTCCGCAATAAACACAGCTAAAG ATACAGTCAGTAGTACATTGGAGAGTACTAAATCGGCTGCTCAGACCGCGGCGGAAACCGGAAAATCGTACATCGACACTGCCACAG AGAACACGAAATCGGCGGCCCAATCCGCATTCGATACAAGCAAGACGTTTGCGGCTAGCGCTAGAG ATACAGCGCAGGATTCGCTGCAAACAACATTAAATTCGTATGTGAGCGCTGCGTATTCCGCTATAGATATTGGCAGAACTTGCTTGGAAACCGCTAAAG ACACGCTAGCGAACACTGTAGACACTACAAAGAAAACAGCACAAAGCACTTACGAAACTGGAAAAACATACGTTGATTCCGCTAAAG ATACAGTACAAAACACGCTACAGAGCACAGTAGATACAGCTAAGAATGTCGCTAATACAACAGTGGAAACCGGGAAGGATTATGTTAATACGGCAAAAG ATACCGTAGCGAGCACTGTAGACACTACGAAGAACGCTGCGGCATCTGCCGTTGAAAAGGGAGCTACTATTGTTGGTGCTGCCAAAG ACAATGTAGCAAATACTGTATACAGTACAGTTGATTCTACAAAGAATGCGGCTGCATCTGTAGTTGATAAAGGCTCTTCGTTAATTGGCACAGCTAAAG ACACTGTACAAAATACTGTAGACACGAGCAAAAACGTTGCTGCTTCTGCCGTAGATAAAAGCACATCTTTCATTGGTGGAGCAAGAG ATTCATTAACAAGCACAGTGCACAGCGCAGTAGACACCACTAAGAATTTTGGGGCGGCTACTGTTGAGAAGGGTTCAGCTGTTATTGGCACTGCTAAAG ATACTGTAGCTCAAACTGTACACGCCACCGTAGATGCAACTAAAAATGTTGCGGCTAGCGCTATCGAGAAAGGCACAACTGCAATTGGTTCCGCCAAAG ACACTGTAGCAACCACTCTAAACACAACCGTAGATGCTACGAAAAGTGTAGCGAGCTCTGCTGTAGAAAAAGGCACATCGTTAATCGGTACCGCAAAAG acaCAGTAGCAAACACAGTTAGTACTACAGTAGACACAACAAAAAACGTAGCAGCTTCTGCAGTTGAGAAAGGCACATCTCTCATTGAAACCGCCAAAG ACACAGTCGCACAAACTGTAGATAAAACGAAAACTGTAGCTGCATCAGCAGTTGATACAAGCTTGTCTTATGCTGGCGCTGCTAAag acACCGTAGCAAATACAGTTCATAGCACAGTAAATTTGACCAAAAATGCAGCGGCTTCTACATATGACAAAGGAGCGGCGCTCGTTGACAGTGCTAAAG GCACGTTGGCTAAAACCGTAGACGCAACGCAAAACGTAGCTGCAGCCGCTGCAGACAAAAGTGCCGCTCTATTTGAAAGCACTAAag ACACATTAGCGAGTACCGTTGAAAGTACAAAATCAACTGCCGGATCTGTATATGACAAAGGAGCATCGTATGTCGGCGCAGCCAAAG ATACAGTAGCAACCACTCTGTTTAATACCCAAGATTCTTCAGATTTAGCCGAGAGGCCAGAGGATGTCGTCGAAGGTGCAAAAG ATACCATCAACACTACCGTAGACACTACGAAGAAGGCCGCGGAAGAAGCCAAGGCACAAGCGCTAAAGGCTGCCGAAGACGCCAAAGAGAAGGCGCGATTAGCAGCCGAAGCAGCCAAGCAGGAGGCCCAGAGAGTAGCCA ATGCTGCAGTGGAAGAGTCCAAGAAGGCAGCCGAGAAAGCCGCTGCTGACGCCAGCAATGCCGTCACCTGCACCGTGGACAACACTCTCAAGCGCGTCGAAGGAGCCGCCGACGAGGGTCTACGGAACGCGGGACAGGTCGTCGACGCCAAGATCAAGGACGCCGACAAGTACCTGAGCGAGAAACGTGATAAC TTGGTGACCGGCCTGTCATCGGCAGCTCACGATGCGTCCCAGAGCGCAGCCGGTCTGCTCAGCAAGGGTCTGACCGCCTTCCCCAAGTAG